A single region of the Enterobacter cloacae complex sp. R_G8 genome encodes:
- a CDS encoding alpha/beta hydrolase, which yields MALEKGIDKLVQDFIAAGRPSARKQSIDDRRAGYVTSTVLSGETETRVQVETLVIDGLTFRVFSPLNSPETLPCALYYHGGCFVSGGFETHDNQLRQLAFYGHCRVIAVQYRLAPEHTFPAAHDDAERAADLVWQNAEKVGVDKNRMTLCGDSAGGHLALVTALRLKAKGFWNPAQLILIYPMLDATASFESYTLNGLDYVITRDTLLSGYEMYLAETDRLHPEASPLWRDDFNGLPPVHIITAEYDPLCDEGQALYQHMTEQGVICTAQHWLGVIHGFFQLGGVSPSARDVLRDIAWRINSARR from the coding sequence ATGGCACTGGAAAAGGGTATTGATAAGCTTGTACAGGATTTTATCGCTGCAGGCCGACCTTCCGCGCGAAAGCAGAGTATTGATGACCGAAGAGCCGGATATGTAACCAGCACCGTACTTTCCGGCGAGACCGAAACCCGCGTGCAGGTTGAAACACTTGTCATTGATGGCCTTACCTTTCGGGTATTTTCACCTCTCAATAGCCCTGAAACGTTACCCTGTGCCCTCTACTACCATGGCGGTTGTTTTGTCAGCGGTGGGTTTGAAACCCATGACAATCAGCTTCGCCAGCTGGCGTTCTACGGTCATTGTCGGGTGATTGCGGTTCAGTACAGGCTCGCACCGGAGCATACGTTCCCCGCCGCGCATGACGACGCAGAGAGAGCGGCGGATCTTGTCTGGCAAAATGCAGAAAAAGTCGGTGTGGATAAAAACCGGATGACGCTGTGTGGAGACAGTGCAGGAGGCCATCTGGCGCTGGTAACGGCGCTGCGGCTCAAGGCTAAAGGCTTCTGGAACCCGGCGCAGCTCATTCTTATCTACCCTATGCTTGATGCCACGGCGAGTTTCGAAAGCTATACCCTCAATGGCCTGGACTACGTTATCACGCGCGATACGCTGCTGAGTGGTTATGAGATGTACCTGGCAGAGACAGACCGCCTGCATCCTGAAGCCAGTCCACTCTGGCGGGATGATTTTAACGGCCTGCCGCCGGTACACATTATTACCGCCGAGTACGATCCGCTATGCGACGAGGGTCAGGCGCTTTATCAACATATGACAGAACAAGGCGTTATTTGCACGGCTCAGCATTGGCTGGGTGTCATCCACGGCTTCTTCCAGCTTGGCGGCGTTAGTCCATCGGCGCGAGACGTTCTTCGGGACATCGCCTGGCGGATCAACTCCGCCCGGCGATAA
- a CDS encoding ribbon-helix-helix domain-containing protein — translation MSVLAELDMGRILIDLSDDVIQRLDNLKQLRNQPRAELLREAIELYLDQQSSSVIRDALGLWGDKKEDGLEYERKLREEW, via the coding sequence ATGAGTGTTTTGGCGGAACTGGATATGGGCAGAATACTGATCGATTTATCTGATGATGTGATTCAACGGCTGGATAACCTCAAGCAACTGCGAAATCAACCGCGCGCTGAGCTGCTACGGGAAGCGATAGAACTGTATCTCGACCAGCAGAGTTCGTCTGTTATCCGCGATGCGCTTGGCCTGTGGGGCGACAAGAAAGAGGACGGTCTGGAGTATGAACGTAAGCTGCGTGAGGAATGGTGA
- a CDS encoding PIN domain-containing protein encodes MTNMAVFDTNILIDLFNNRVEAADAIDHAAAHRAISLITWMEVMVGARRHGHEAKTAAVMGAFEIIDVSRDIAERSVLLREKHGMKLPDAIILATAQSRKCPLISRNTKDFAGIDEVVTPYQL; translated from the coding sequence ATGACTAATATGGCCGTGTTTGATACCAATATCCTCATTGATCTCTTCAACAACCGTGTCGAAGCTGCGGATGCGATTGATCATGCCGCGGCACATCGAGCCATCAGCTTAATTACCTGGATGGAAGTGATGGTGGGCGCACGCAGGCATGGACATGAAGCGAAAACGGCAGCCGTGATGGGCGCTTTTGAAATTATCGATGTGTCTCGGGATATTGCGGAAAGAAGCGTTTTACTGCGTGAAAAACATGGAATGAAACTGCCTGATGCTATCATTCTGGCCACAGCCCAGAGCAGAAAATGTCCGTTGATTTCTCGAAATACGAAAGATTTTGCGGGTATTGATGAGGTCGTTACGCCTTATCAACTGTAG